A stretch of DNA from Cheilinus undulatus linkage group 7, ASM1832078v1, whole genome shotgun sequence:
aaaaaaaaaaaaaaaattatattgaccatgcttgatttataaaatcaataaaaggtaaaCATCAAAGCGGGTAAATACAAGATCtttgcctgcagtttttgatacttgaaaataatacatttatcaATGCTGTGTatctaggacttctattttttgccactgaatcAAACAggttagacttttttttttttaatgtataacACAAATgctccaaaataaaaaagggtaaTGGTAATTATTTCTCAACCATCTTGGGGTCACTAAGCATAGCGCTGTAAGCAGTTCTTTCTATGTACAATCTTTTTACTGAGCATTATAGGACTGACATctatttattgttttgaatcAACATCAGCTTGAGCTATACTGATTTCAACAATATTTTTCTTTCCCATTATCTCCTTTGAAATTATATCAACATATCATAAAAACCTGATATCTTTCTAGTCTCATCATAGTATCTTTCTCTATGGTCTGCTGATATAATGACTTTATGTCTTTTTCTCTGCACACAGACTCAGGTGATGATGACGCACCTCTGGACCTTTGTCAAagtcctgctgctgcttttatcTGTGGCCGAAGCTCTGAACAGCTCAGAGGACCATGATAATGAAGTCCTGAAATACACAGAGTTGGAGCTCACAGAGAGCCAGGTTAGTGGTGTCAAACCTATATTGAATTTGATGCATTTAATGAATCGATATcagttttgtatgtttttttcttttgttgaatCAGGAGACTGAAAATGCCATTGGAAACCTGAGTGAAACACAAAGCAACATACCAACAACATGTGAgtctttgtttctctgatttctttcattttcctgTCAGTTTCTCCTAAAGTCCGTCTGTTTTCTTACACAGCAGCAGCTCCTTTGACTACAGCAGTTTCCCTTAGCTCCATTCCTGCTCCTAGATGTCCAGGAAACCAGATGATGCTCGAGAACAGCACGCACTGCAGCTGTCCAAATGGCATGGTGAAGGATGGAGACAACTGTACCTGTCCTGTGGGCTTCACCCTGGAGGGAGCTGCACGATGtgaaggtggtggtggtggtagggGGCGGGGGGGCAAAGATGTTGTTCATTTAGTAGAAGAACTAGTCTTTAAGAAAAAGGCTACACTTTTCTAAGCCAATTGAactagttttttcttttaatattggGATAAATATAGTTAATATTctttttagtatttattttttcatttagatTGCACAAACTACACATAAAACAAGAACGCAAACAAACCAGTGGATAAACAAATCACTAAGTTGGGGGCATGAAGTTTTGCCCAAGTCTCAGGATTCGGAGTCATACAAACTAACATGAAGACTGACTTGTGTAAAGAGAACAATTATTGACAATATAATCAAGAGCGGCTAACATCGCAGAAGTTCCCATTCCCCACTTAGACCCCATCACTGTCTTTGATCAAACTAGCTGTTCCCACCACGTAAAGCAGGTCAATGCACTCTAACCACTATGATTTCTTCATAAAGCACACCAGCTTTAACTCCTTCCAGTTAAGAAGCACTAGTCAGGAGCAGCTTAAAGCCAAGCTATGTGAGATAACCAtgctactttattctctggcataaAATGCAAACAGTAGGAACTTTTTCCACTTATCCAGTGCTGGGTGCTGCAGGCTGAGCAAGTTAACCCAGACATCCTTTCCAgctccttctgggggatcccaaggtgttcccagaccagacaggatatataatccctccagcacgTTCTGGGTTTTCCCAGAGTTCTCTTACCAACTGGATATgtctggaagacctccaaagggaggcggCCAGGAAGCattctgatcagatgcctgaacaacctcaactggctcttttagatgtgaaggagcagcagctctactccttGCTCTctccagatgtctgaactcctcaccctatctctaaggctgtgCCCAGCCACCCCACAGAGAAAACTCCGGCTGCTTATATCCGCGATCtaattctttcggtcattacccagagttcatgatcaTAGGGGAAGATTTGGAGGTAGATTGACCGTTAAAtcgaaaaaaaaatctttttggcTCAGCTACCTCTTTACTACAACAGACTGGCACAACACCTGCTGCACTAATCCAACTTTGTCTTCCCTTTTATGAgttacttgaactccttcacctgaggcaaaGACTCCctcgacccccccccccccacacacacacactgagggagcaatccaccgttttTTCCATCAGAGAACCATAGCCTCGGACTTGAAGGTGCTTACCCTCATCTCGACTACTTTGCACTCAGCTACAAACTGTCCCAGTTCCTGCTGGAGGtcccagctgaggaagccaacagaaccacatcatctgcaaaaactAGAgacttgagatcctgtccatgaaaatcacagacAGAATCTGTTATAAGGGGAAGCCACCCTTCAATGGGAACAGTATAGTCCTTATTTTCTTCAAATGCATGGTTATGACCCAAAGAGGCAGGAAGACTGTGCCAGCCCCCCACTGGTATGGTTTATGTTCTTATGTATTCCAGCACTTTCTGAGCAGTGAAGCTGACAGCTACTTTTAACACACAGTGATTGGGGATTCATTTTCAATCACGATAGGTGTTATGCAGTACCACATTTGCAGTAATGGCATCAAATGTCCCAGCACTTTCTACTGGTTTTCAGGTCGCCCCAGTTATATAAGCCACAGCCAACTTTTTAAATGAGGTAATAGGTGTTAAAATGTGGCTCATCCACCATATTTTATGGTAATGTTTGCCTTATATGGTGAAGTAAGGGATGGGCAATGTTTTCAGatattcaatcatttttttccaaataaaccAGAAATTTTGATGCAACTATTATCTCATTTATACctacattttttctgtttattttaccaTTGCCTGGTCCCATAAGGTCGTACCATTTGATGGTTACTGTAATGAGTCTGAGTGCTGTTTGCTGTCtgccattaaataacaaaagataAAGAAAGCAGTAATGTCTGAAGACACAACTAAATATGAAACTACCTCCACTTCTTTTAACCGTATACTTATATGCATGAAAGGTACTCTATTAATAAAGTTGAGTTTAGCTAAAGTACCCATTAATTTACCATACATGTTGATTGATTGCAGCAAACCAAGCTTTATGTGCTATACTCTTTTGTCTCTCCTTGACAGATGTTGACGAGTGTGAAGGAGAGCAGCCTGGACCATGCAGTCTCCACGCCAGCTGCACTAATACCCGTGGCTCTTACTCCTGTAGCTGTCTCCGTGGTTACCTTATGGGTGCTGGAGGATGTCAGGGTTTGTcagcatctgtgtgtgtgtgagaggaaGGATGtactgtgtgtgagagagcataTTAATTCTGGCAATGGTTAACTGTACTCATCAGATGATCAGCGGTATGGTAATTATGCATTTGTGCCTTTTGGGATTTCCAGATGTAGATGAGTGTGCTCTGGCTGAAGTGACGGGCCTACAAGCCTGTCAAGGGGATGCAGAGTGCACAAACACCCCTGGATCCTTCATATGCTCCTGTCCTCGTGGATATGTAATGGCTCTTAATGGACGAAGCTGTGTGGGTGAGGCTAATGTTGACAtgaaatgcatgaaaaataaGACATGTTCATATATATGCTGGAATCATTTTCTTCCAGCATACAAACGTGTTTGCTTAGTTGAAGCCATCTTCTTTAGGAACTTTCTGACTGGATGTCAAAGTTGTCTCTTAAAAAGCGCACATATAAAGagtaaacagacaaaaaaataaaatggcacTGTAAAAAAAGATAGCTATTGTAAAAATATCTACAACCACAGCATTGCCGTACAGATTTGTCCTCACTGAGCTGTTACATCTTTGATTCTCCCTTCCAGATGTGGATGAGTGCACCTTCGAGGAGCAGTGCCGTCGTGAGCTGGGAAACGTGTGTGTAAACACTCCAGGAAGCTTTGTGTGTCAGTGCCAGCCAGGCTTCAGAGCAGAAGCCCCCGCCTGTATTGGCAAGTTTGTCTTTAAGCTTCTCCACAGCTGGAGAATGAACACTAGTGTCCAGATTTGATCCGGTGTTGTGGGTTTCTCATATTTCGCTTGATTTGCCCCAGATTTAATAACTCCCACTGACAGGGAGGAAGGCTTGGCAGGAGTTAGGGCAGACGTCTGTTGCTTTGCTGCCTTCCTACTTTGCTActatttgtttttgttcccaTGTTTCTATCTCCTCTTCTTAACATTTCATTTGATAACTTATTTCTTTTTGACTCTTAGCCTGCTTTCTTAACATCCCTTCTCTTTTCTCTGTAACTTTTCTGCCCCTTGGTCTCAGGTCCTGTCTGTCCAGACTACACAGTGTGTCAAGGTATGTTTGCTTTCATGCTTAACCCATGCTGCTGCTTGCTTTGTTAGGGTTTGAACTGTAAGCATAACAACAAAATTATATGCGTTCTGTGACAAAACTTCAAAATGATGAgaggaaaagtcaaaattataggataaaaaaattatgagataaaagttataATGAGAAAAACGGCAGAACTATGAgattaaaatccaaaattacgTGAAAAGAGTTGAAATAATGAGATGAAacattgaaattatgagatagtaaCTCattattattagtttaaaagtcataattataggATAACAATGcataattattagataaaaagccATTATTATTAGATAAAtctgaattctgagataaaaagcaatgattatgagataaaaatttgaaatgacCAGTTTAAAGGAATAGTTAttagataaaatgttaaaattctgCAATAAAAAGCTGAAGTTAGGAGATGAAAAGTCTAAATTAGGagataaaaattgaaattagGAGATAGTGAGTCATATTTATGTGAGAAAAAACATCATCAGATAagataaaaagcagaaattatGGTAGAATTTTTCAGAATTGCCTgactttcatattttttcttttttaagtggcagagaTGGGCTTCCATACCTTGGGGCTAGGTGATATAAAAATAACGTTGAAGTTCAAGAGCTTTATAAGAATGAGAGACGTcatgcataaaaacattttaaccatcaatgaaaggttttattttagcgtgaaaagtaattaaaataattatacattattgtGGATGTGGTCAAATTATCTGTCTGTGTTGTTCGTCCTTGTCCCAGATGTAGATGAATGCGCTGAGAGTCCTGAGGTGTGTGATGGTCAGGGTGTGTGTGAAAACACGCTTGGGAGCTACAAGTGTGTTTGCCGACCGGGTTACCGCGGAAACGGCACACACTGCGAGGGTAAGCAATTAGCACTGACGTCCTtcaatgaaaactttttttatcCAGTAGTTAGGGTCAGCTTCCCTGTCTATGCGTCTTTTAAAGCTAGCATTCCATTATAATGATCCTGAGTGGCTGGATCCCAAATAGAAATTAAACAACTTTCAAACAGATTTCTCTGTTTCCAGATGAGAACGAGTGTGCATCCGGTAATCACGGCTGTGACACAAACGCTCGCTGTGGCAACATCATTGGCTCGTATTTCTGCCAGTGCTACCACGGCTTCAATGGAGATGGCCACTCTTGTTTTGGTGGGTAAGCAGTGCGTGTGTGTGCTTTCCAAATGTGTGTGCCTCTAATGGATCTCAGATGTCGCTGAGTGTCGGCCATTTTCATTCTAACAAGCTGATGTGTGCCAGCAGCACTTGGGCACACACCACTCACCAAACGCTGGCCTGCTGGGCTTTTCCTTGTTTATAGACATCGATGAGTGCACTCTGAACAACGGCCACTGTGCACACAACTGCTCCAATGAACAAGGAGGGTACAGCTGCCAGTGTAGCGCAGGCTTTCAGCTGGACAAGGATGGACACAACTGCACAGGTAAAAGCTCAGCAAGAGGGCAGTGATCAAGGCACTCATAATGCCAATAGCACTGGGAAGTTAATCAAGTTTTAGTtacattaaaggtcacatattatgcaaaatacacttttcaggcttttctaacaaaatatgtaaCCCTTAAAGCCTGTCAGGATTAATGCATTACTCAttattaattaaggtccataattagtacattcatttttttaaccacattgaTCACATGCTTTATATTCCCTTTTCAGCAAAAAACagctcagacagctcagtggacaagtcaaaagtcatttgCACTTTGTAGTATAATCAGATATTTACCCTTTACCAttccagtgtttatttttctccataACAAGTTTCTTTTTATGTGGTTCATGTCTTAATCATTGATCTACCTGAGGATCCTCACTTTCTTCCAAAATAAAGCTAAGTGTGTATCTTAAAAGGAAGTCAGTTACCTGCAAGTTAAGACagaacaaaaatccaaaatgaaagggaaaaatgcaaaatagaggaatttcaaaatttaaaaaagcaattaattgtgataaaacacagaaattatgagattaatcatgactcaaacttttaatcttttaacagccctagtttcaattgaaatttaagttttatttaaaactcaTGTATTCcataatgataaaaacaacataattcAGATCAAACATTTACTTTCCAAAGGTTTTGTCACATAAGGtgaatatttcagtgtttattgTTATATGGAGTGCCTCAGGGCTCAGTCTTGGGACCGCTGTTGTTTACACTTTATACCAACAGTGTCGGTCAAAATGTTCCCAATGCAAACGTTCAtttatatgctgatgacactgtcatTTATTGCTCTGCTCCTACACAGCATCAGGCTCTCTGTCGCCTACAGGAAGCTTTTGATATTGTACAGGACACTTTGAGTGAGTTAAAATTGGTTCTAAATCCTGACAAAACCAAACTGATgatgttttcaaactcaaagaGAAAATCCTTGAACCTGCCTTCTGTTACCACGTCTCAGGGTGAGGTGATTGAGGTTGTGCCTTCTTACTTCTAATTCTTATTAAGTACCTTCCTCTGCACTAAAGGTTACCTCAGTGTCTTTTTCTGCAGTACCACTATGGGGCGCCAAAGCCAAAGATTTTAGCCAGGAACATCAGAGGTGATTACTCACTAACTCTTAAGTGTGATCAACTTCACAAGGTTCCACATCTAATTTTATTCAACTAAGATATTCGTTTATCATACAATACTATAtattttcagatgaaactacAAGGATGTGTTTCTCCTTTGACACAACTTCAAATACCTAATGTTTATCAACATGGAGTTCTTCAAGCACCATGTAATAACAGAAAGTCAGAGTCAGATGTTTTCAAACAAATCTCCTCTTATAGGTTTCTTTTCTGTTGTGGATCACACTGAGTTTTCCCTTCAAGATACTTGGAAAAAAAGTGCTGCAACAAACTGAAGTCAACATGATCCCTTACATAATGTTGAGGTGTGATTTGCTATTAGTTAACTGAACATGTCTGATCACACAGATGTGGACGAGTGTTTGGCACCAAACAGGACCTGTGAGCACATTTGCATGAACACTCAGGGATCATTTCAGTGCTCCTGCAGGCCCGGCTACCAGCTGCACATCGATGGTCACACCTGTGTGGGTCAGTCACTCAGCAAACACTCTGATACTTCACCACTTATGGCTGTTTACCTGctcatttcagtcatttaagCAGGATGGGTTATCAGCATGCAGCAGAGACTTAGAGAGGCTTTGAGTAAGTCTTAgaattattgtgtttttacctcctgtctctgtgtttgtgtgcagacaTTGACGAATGTAAACTCCAGAATGGCGGCTGCTCTCACACCTGCAGCAACTCTCCAGGAGGACACACATGCCACtgccctcctcctctgctgctcgACACAGACAACCTGACCTGCAGCAGTACGTCGCTTAACACAGATACGATTTTGCAATGTCAGAGTCTTGTTGAAATAAATGGAAAGGTCTTAAGCAGTATAATTGCTGATATGTCTCAGTTTATTTTAGCCAGTACAGATATCCATTCcaataaatgtagttcagacttaaaatttcagtctttcaaatgcactttaaagtttaaggatgaacaaagaaacaaacttcagccCTTTAAACACAGattcaacttttaaaatgaagatgaacaaagaagaCTTTAGCTGATGTTAAGTCAGTTAAGTtagtctttgatttttttaatcttttcgTAGTTAAACTTGTAAATATTGTCCCCTTTTTCATCTTCTAAACAGATGTGACATCCTGCAACCTCAGAAATGGTGGTTGTGACCATGTATGTACGGTGCAGGCTGAGGGACACGTCCAGTGTAGCTGTCAAAAAGGCTGGAAGTTGGGCGAGGACCAAAGGAGCTGTGTGGGTGAGcctggcaaaaatcaaaataatctgATAGTCTTCTGGCAGCTGATTAGAggtttaactgcttttcaacaatttatgttttttgaaGACACAGTCAAATTTGTCTGGTGGCAACTCtccctttaaagaaaaagaaagcactGTGTGGATGGTTTTTAAGCTTGTTTGGGTTAGTTACAATGCCCACCTGTTGACCAGGCTtatgtttctgtcttttgtcaTAAGATGTAAACGAGTGTGACAGCTTCACAAATGGTGGCTGtgagcagctctgtttgaacCATCCAGGCGAATTCAACTGCTCCTGCAGAGCGGGGTATCAACCACGAACTGATGACCTCACCAAGTGTCAGCGTAAGTCAATCATCCAACATGTCCAACAACCATAAACAGTATGACTAATACCGAGTTTATTCagctttataaaaataaaatgatgccTCTTTTCCCATGTTCCTTTTCAGCTGTGTGTGACCCTCCCTGTCAAAACTATGGCCTGTGTGTGGCCCCAAACAGCTGTGACTGTCCTCCAGGTTACCCTGGACTTGGTTGCTCAGGTACAGGTGTAAAACTGTTTGGTACACCACTGTTTGCAATTTTTGagatataaaatat
This window harbors:
- the si:ch211-221n20.8 gene encoding latent-transforming growth factor beta-binding protein 2, which produces MMTHLWTFVKVLLLLLSVAEALNSSEDHDNEVLKYTELELTESQETENAIGNLSETQSNIPTTSAAPLTTAVSLSSIPAPRCPGNQMMLENSTHCSCPNGMVKDGDNCTCPVGFTLEGAARCEDVDECEGEQPGPCSLHASCTNTRGSYSCSCLRGYLMGAGGCQDVDECALAEVTGLQACQGDAECTNTPGSFICSCPRGYVMALNGRSCVDVDECTFEEQCRRELGNVCVNTPGSFVCQCQPGFRAEAPACIDVDECAESPEVCDGQGVCENTLGSYKCVCRPGYRGNGTHCEDENECASGNHGCDTNARCGNIIGSYFCQCYHGFNGDGHSCFDIDECTLNNGHCAHNCSNEQGGYSCQCSAGFQLDKDGHNCTDVDECLAPNRTCEHICMNTQGSFQCSCRPGYQLHIDGHTCVDIDECKLQNGGCSHTCSNSPGGHTCHCPPPLLLDTDNLTCSNVTSCNLRNGGCDHVCTVQAEGHVQCSCQKGWKLGEDQRSCVDVNECDSFTNGGCEQLCLNHPGEFNCSCRAGYQPRTDDLTKCQPVCDPPCQNYGLCVAPNSCDCPPGYPGLGCSAMCSPPCAHGGTCMRWNRCLCPSGWTGAGCHTAVCELPCANGGRCVGPNTCQCPSDYTGPQCLLPLCTPACQNGGRCVDVNKCTCVGGWQGARCQIEPVVCHKPCKNGGVCVGLNRCQCAKGFTGGQCETAVTTPCVPPCQHGATCSPHNTCTCPEGTAGLRCEKLTCPVVTTVVSMARAVRKAFRESYVDRCGPLGVQLCTKYRINQARVYLQAYRVGYKIQCQQKKGR